The nucleotide sequence TTCTCGTCAATCAGGGCCTCAAACTTGGCAGGCTGGTCGCCGTCGGCGAAGCGCACTTCAATGCCCAGCCGCTTGAACGCCACCTTGAACTGGTTGTAAGTGCCACCATACAGATGGGTGGTGCTTACGAAGTTGTCGCCTGCCTGCAGGATGTTGTTGAGGGCAATGAACTGGGCCGCCTGCCCCGACGATACCGCCAAGGCCGCTACGCCGCCTTCCAGAGCCGCCACGCGCTGCTCAAACACGTCGGTGGTGGGATTCATCAGGCGGGTGTAGATGTTGCCGAACTCCTTCAGCGCAAACAGGTTGGCGCCGTGCTCGGCATTTTTGAACACGTAGCTGGTGGTCTGGTGGATGGGCACGGCGCGCGAACCGGTAACGGGGTCGGGCTGCTGGCCGGCGTGGAGCTGAAGGGTCTCGAAGTGGAGGTTCTGCGTGGACATGGCAGGGCTGGTTTGGAAGGCGTTTGGGTATGGGAAAGGGGAGCGTAGACCGCTGAAATGCCGCGCCGAAGCGTAGCAGAGGCCTCTGCCGAGCCAGCCGAACCGCGCACGGAACCGGTCAGGCCAAAGCAAAGGAGGGAGCCGGGGGCCAGGGCAGGCCGGTACCGGTCAGGTGTGCAGGAGGGGGGAGGGGGGCTGCGTAGCCGGACTCAGGCTAGCAACAGCAACAACACGCGCCGCAACAGCCGCGCATTCGCATTCGGCCGGCAGCTGGGGCCGTAGCCGCAGAAACGCGCAAACCCCACGGCGAAGCAGCAGGCCCGAAGGCGGCCGAAGCGGTGGGGTACTGGGGGGCGAAAGCGAGTGTGTTTTCCATGGTACTCCGAGGTTATATGCCCCGCCGCCGGATGGCTGGTCGGGTAGGAATTGGCACCTTTCGCGCGGTCGAAGGTTGCCAGTGGGTCAGGGAGCCTATTCTCTCGCCACTTCTGTATAAATCCTATGAAAACTTCCCCGCCGCGAGCGGGGGAGTACCGGGTTGGTGTTGCAAAGGTATAGGCGCAGTTTTGATATCTGCAACAGCTACCGGTTATTTTTTTTGGCGCAAGCAAAAGAACGCCGTTTGCGCGCTCCTGATGGCTGTATCTGTAGTGGAGGTTGTGTGTATGTGTCTGATGATTTGATTTATATGCTTGATGACTTATTCGGCTAGTCGGAGTTGCCGGCTTCTGTAATCCCCCGGTATGGCCCCGGCTACTGCCGCTGCAGCGGTAGTGGTAGCTGAAAATGCCGCCGCTGGCCAGCCGGTTTACGGGTGCGAAACCAGCCTGCTCAGCGGCCAAAGCGGCAGGAAAAGACACAAAAAAAGCCGCCCTTTGCAAGGCGGCTTTTAGAATATTTCCTGGAAAAGGAAACGGCTATTCTTTGGGCAGGGTCAGTACCTGGCCGATTTCGATTTTGTCGGGGTCGGCGCCGATGATGGCTTTGTTGGCTTCGTATATCTGCTTCCATTTGGTGCCGTCGCCGTAGTGGTTGCGGGCAATTTTAGAGAGCGAGTCGCCGCTTACTACCGTGTAGGTTTCGCCAGCGGCGGCGTTGGCATTGCCGAAGAAGTCGGTGTCACCGGTAGCAGCGGGCTTAACGGGTTCAACGGGTTTTTTTTCGCCTTCGTTCGAGAGAAAATCAAAGAGTCCCATAGTCGTGCGTTGGGTTGGAAGAGTGGGAAAAGAGCCGACTACCAGCTTCAGGGCCTGTCGTGTGGCTTCTTACGCCAAGATCCGCAATAAGTTATCAGGCCATATATATCAGCTGTAAACATCTTGCCGCAACCTCCCGTAAGAAGCGCAACACTGGGGTTGCCAGTGGTCAGCCGGCACCCTCCGGCTCAGGCAAAACACGCTTTCCATCTCTCAACCATTTCACGGAATTCCATGAAAACTCTCTCCCATCCGTTCCGCTACCTGGCCAGCCTCCTGATGCTCGTGTCGTTGTTTGCCGCCTCGTGTGGCAGCAAGGAAG is from Hymenobacter yonginensis and encodes:
- a CDS encoding LysM peptidoglycan-binding domain-containing protein produces the protein MGLFDFLSNEGEKKPVEPVKPAATGDTDFFGNANAAAGETYTVVSGDSLSKIARNHYGDGTKWKQIYEANKAIIGADPDKIEIGQVLTLPKE